Proteins encoded by one window of Porphyrobacter sp. YT40:
- a CDS encoding iron-sulfur cluster assembly accessory protein, translating to MTETTTTSRPAPKAAVTLTPSAEARIAELMSKAPEDAIGVKLSTPRRGCSGLAYSVDYVTSEAKFDEKIVTPGGVFYIDGASVLYLVGSVMDWREDDFAAGFVFENPNAKGACGCGESFMV from the coding sequence ATGACCGAGACCACCACCACTTCGCGCCCCGCCCCCAAGGCCGCCGTCACCCTGACGCCCTCCGCCGAGGCGCGCATCGCGGAATTGATGAGCAAGGCCCCCGAGGACGCGATCGGCGTGAAGCTCTCCACGCCCCGGCGCGGCTGCTCGGGCCTCGCCTATTCGGTCGATTACGTCACTTCGGAAGCCAAATTCGACGAGAAGATCGTCACCCCCGGCGGCGTGTTCTACATCGACGGCGCTTCCGTGCTCTACCTCGTCGGCTCCGTGATGGACTGGCGCGAGGACGATTTCGCCGCGGGCTTCGTGTTCGAAAACCCCAACGCCAAGGGCGCCTGCGGCTGCGGCGAAAGCTTCATGGTCTGA
- a CDS encoding GNAT family N-acetyltransferase translates to MSDTATLAITLADYREARDAADVVALLDAYARDPMGGGEPLCDEVKARLPSDLAANPQAFSLIARLDDRAVGLANCFMGYSTFAAAPLVNIHDLAVLPEARGRGVGKALLAAIEAEALKRGACKVTLEVLSGNPARHLYAREGYGDYQLDPATGHALFWQKRLT, encoded by the coding sequence GTGAGCGACACCGCCACCCTTGCGATTACCCTCGCGGACTACCGCGAGGCGCGCGATGCAGCAGATGTCGTCGCGCTGCTCGATGCCTATGCGCGGGATCCGATGGGCGGCGGCGAGCCCCTGTGCGATGAAGTCAAGGCGCGGCTGCCCAGCGATTTGGCCGCGAACCCGCAGGCCTTTTCGCTGATCGCACGGCTTGATGACCGCGCCGTGGGCCTCGCCAATTGCTTCATGGGCTATTCCACCTTCGCCGCCGCGCCGCTGGTCAATATCCACGATCTCGCGGTGCTGCCCGAGGCGCGCGGGCGCGGCGTTGGGAAGGCGCTGCTCGCCGCCATCGAGGCCGAGGCCTTGAAGCGCGGGGCCTGCAAGGTCACATTGGAGGTGCTGAGCGGCAACCCCGCACGCCATCTTTATGCGCGCGAAGGCTATGGCGACTACCAGCTCGATCCCGCCACCGGGCACGCGCTGTTCTGGCAGAAGAGGCTGACATGA
- a CDS encoding SUF system Fe-S cluster assembly protein: MDSSAEKPPRARVEDAIDTDAPRQRDYLDGFLAAKPAPDAVGGDGSDLQAAVIEALREIFDPEIPVNIYDLGLIYGVEVDDNADATVTMTLTTPHCPVAESMPGEVELRVASVPGIRDAEVNLVWDPPWGPHKMSDEARLELGML; this comes from the coding sequence ATGGACAGCTCGGCCGAAAAACCCCCCCGCGCCCGTGTGGAAGATGCGATTGACACCGATGCGCCCCGCCAGCGCGATTATCTCGACGGCTTCCTCGCCGCCAAGCCCGCGCCCGATGCGGTCGGCGGGGACGGCAGCGATCTGCAAGCCGCGGTGATCGAGGCGCTGCGCGAAATTTTCGATCCGGAAATCCCGGTCAACATCTACGATCTTGGCCTGATCTACGGGGTCGAGGTGGATGACAATGCCGACGCCACCGTCACCATGACGCTTACGACGCCGCATTGCCCCGTCGCCGAGTCCATGCCGGGCGAGGTCGAATTGCGCGTCGCGAGCGTGCCGGGGATTCGCGATGCCGAGGTCAATCTCGTCTGGGATCCGCCGTGGGGCCCGCACAAGATGAGCGACGAAGCGCGGCTCGAACTGGGGATGTTGTGA
- a CDS encoding cysteine desulfurase: MVTHDGTPWHYLDTAATAQKPRAVIDAMARALGEDYATVHRGVYTRSAEMTLAYEAARRTVARFIGGHEDELVFTRGATEAINLVAQTWGRANLKAGDRILLSQAEHHSNIVPWQMVAEEMGAQIDVCPLTDDHRIDLDAAEAMLTERHKLVAFGHVSNVTGALLDAPRAAALAHKVGAKLLLDGCQSAPHMAVDVVALGCDFYVFSAHKLYGPTGIGALWAKKELLAAMPPYQGGGAMIDRVTFAKTTYASGPQRFEAGTPAITEAIAFAAAADYVSAIGPDRIHAHEQQLVAKLRRELGAMNDVRLFGPTDSAGIVSFAIDDIHPHDLGTILDESNVAIRAGHHCAQPLMDYLGVPATARASFGLYSSEADVDALLAGIARTRKIFGKG; this comes from the coding sequence ATGGTCACCCATGACGGCACACCGTGGCATTACCTCGACACCGCCGCCACCGCGCAGAAGCCGCGCGCGGTCATCGACGCCATGGCGCGCGCGCTGGGCGAGGATTACGCGACGGTCCATCGCGGGGTCTACACCCGCTCGGCCGAGATGACGCTCGCCTACGAAGCCGCGCGGCGCACCGTCGCGCGGTTCATCGGCGGGCACGAGGACGAGTTGGTCTTCACCCGCGGCGCGACCGAGGCGATCAACCTCGTCGCGCAGACCTGGGGCCGCGCGAACCTCAAGGCCGGCGACCGCATCCTGCTCTCGCAGGCCGAGCATCATTCGAACATCGTACCGTGGCAGATGGTGGCCGAGGAAATGGGCGCGCAGATCGACGTCTGCCCGCTGACGGACGACCACCGCATCGACCTCGATGCTGCCGAGGCGATGCTGACCGAGCGCCACAAGCTGGTGGCTTTCGGCCATGTCTCCAACGTCACCGGCGCGCTGCTCGATGCCCCGCGCGCCGCCGCGCTCGCGCACAAGGTCGGCGCAAAGCTGCTGCTCGACGGCTGCCAGAGCGCGCCGCACATGGCCGTGGACGTCGTAGCGCTGGGCTGCGATTTCTACGTCTTCTCCGCGCACAAGCTCTATGGCCCGACCGGGATCGGCGCGCTGTGGGCGAAGAAGGAACTGCTCGCCGCCATGCCTCCCTATCAGGGCGGCGGGGCGATGATCGACCGGGTGACCTTCGCGAAAACGACTTACGCCAGCGGGCCCCAGCGGTTCGAGGCCGGCACGCCTGCGATCACCGAAGCGATCGCCTTCGCCGCCGCCGCCGATTACGTCAGCGCCATCGGGCCGGACCGCATCCACGCGCACGAACAACAGCTGGTCGCCAAGCTCCGCCGCGAACTCGGGGCGATGAACGACGTGCGCCTGTTCGGCCCCACCGACAGCGCCGGGATCGTCAGCTTCGCCATCGACGACATTCACCCCCACGACCTCGGCACGATCCTCGACGAGAGCAATGTCGCGATCCGCGCCGGGCACCACTGCGCCCAGCCCTTGATGGACTATCTCGGCGTCCCCGCCACCGCGCGCGCCAGCTTCGGGCTCTATTCAAGCGAAGCCGATGTCGACGCGCTGCTCGCCGGGATCGCCCGCACCCGCAAGATTTTTGGAAAAGGATGA
- a CDS encoding SufD family Fe-S cluster assembly protein yields MSLTTLPTRRDEAWRYADMDALARLGVAALDQWQTIDVPAGESMTRCLVVGSDAPELHRFRVQLGEGARAAFFVTNAGSDYTRVELEVHLAKGAHFEFGGVTIGGAGVTREFVTQVVHAEPEATSNQTVRAVHWAGATGNFLGEIKVARHAQKTDAGQDFKGLLLEAGASANAVPQLEIFADDVKCAHGATVGALDEAARFYMMARGVDPATAQRLLVQGFIGDAFVALEDEAERETLLDAALAALEGARL; encoded by the coding sequence ATGAGCTTAACCACCCTCCCCACACGGCGCGATGAAGCCTGGCGCTATGCCGATATGGATGCGCTCGCGCGGCTCGGCGTGGCGGCGCTCGATCAGTGGCAGACGATCGATGTGCCCGCCGGGGAGAGCATGACGCGCTGCCTCGTCGTCGGCAGCGACGCGCCCGAACTGCACCGCTTCCGCGTCCAGCTGGGCGAAGGCGCGCGCGCCGCGTTCTTCGTCACCAATGCAGGGAGCGACTACACCCGCGTCGAGCTGGAAGTGCACCTCGCCAAGGGTGCGCATTTCGAATTCGGCGGTGTCACCATCGGCGGAGCGGGCGTGACGCGCGAATTCGTGACGCAGGTCGTACATGCCGAACCGGAAGCGACCTCGAACCAGACCGTCCGCGCGGTCCACTGGGCGGGGGCGACGGGCAATTTCCTCGGCGAGATCAAGGTCGCGCGCCATGCGCAGAAGACCGACGCAGGCCAGGACTTCAAGGGCCTGCTGCTCGAAGCGGGGGCGAGCGCCAATGCCGTCCCGCAGCTCGAAATCTTCGCCGATGACGTGAAATGCGCCCACGGCGCGACGGTCGGCGCACTGGATGAGGCCGCGCGCTTCTACATGATGGCGCGCGGGGTCGATCCCGCCACGGCGCAGCGGTTGCTGGTGCAGGGCTTTATCGGCGATGCCTTTGTGGCGCTGGAGGACGAGGCCGAGCGCGAGACCCTGCTCGATGCCGCGTTGGCGGCGCTGGAGGGGGCGCGGCTGTGA
- the sufC gene encoding Fe-S cluster assembly ATPase SufC: MLIIENLHATVGGPENSKPILKGLSLTVPAGEVHAIMGPNGAGKSTLSNVLGGKPGYEVTAGSVTFRGEDLLALEPHERAAKGLFLGFQYPVEIPGVSNVQFLREALNSQRKARGEEPLSGGEFLKLAKDKAGLLKMDMDMLKRQVNVGFSGGEKKRAEMVQMGILDPAFAVLDETDSGLDIDALRIVGAGINAIMRSPDKAVLLITHYQRLLDVVKPDKVSILAGGRIVETGGPELALRLEAEGYDAVMA, translated from the coding sequence ATGCTCATCATCGAGAACCTCCACGCCACCGTCGGCGGGCCGGAGAACTCCAAACCGATCCTCAAGGGCCTTTCGCTCACCGTCCCGGCGGGCGAGGTGCACGCGATCATGGGCCCCAACGGTGCGGGCAAATCGACCCTGTCGAACGTGCTCGGCGGCAAGCCGGGTTACGAGGTGACCGCGGGCAGCGTGACCTTCCGGGGCGAAGACCTGCTGGCGCTGGAGCCGCACGAACGCGCGGCGAAGGGCCTGTTCCTCGGCTTTCAATACCCGGTCGAGATCCCCGGCGTCTCCAACGTCCAGTTCCTGCGCGAGGCGCTCAATTCCCAGCGCAAGGCGCGCGGGGAGGAGCCCTTGAGCGGGGGCGAGTTTCTGAAGCTCGCCAAGGACAAGGCGGGGCTGCTGAAGATGGACATGGACATGCTCAAGCGGCAGGTGAATGTCGGCTTTTCCGGCGGCGAGAAGAAGCGCGCCGAGATGGTGCAGATGGGCATCCTCGACCCCGCCTTCGCGGTGCTGGACGAGACCGACAGCGGCCTCGATATCGACGCGCTCAGGATCGTGGGCGCGGGGATCAACGCAATCATGCGCAGCCCCGACAAGGCGGTGCTGCTCATCACTCACTACCAGCGCCTGCTCGACGTGGTGAAGCCCGACAAGGTGAGCATCCTTGCCGGAGGCCGAATCGTCGAGACCGGCGGGCCGGAACTCGCGCTGCGGCTCGAGGCCGAGGGTTATGACGCGGTGATGGCGTGA
- a CDS encoding DUF559 domain-containing protein — MTTRKTLALNPEATTTEAPALKKKGRGWEISDKRLDALHEQARELRRHSSEAHKALAEKFSKADLGRYTFKRFAVVGSAIVDFNCHNLGLALAIDEEGQNDTLAKRRDKSLESVGIKVMRIAATDILTDIDAVLKQLTQVMRDRIEERKAAARAHKAANPKQTYDRPKPRGTDRATDRGADRSASTRPSTRSRQP; from the coding sequence ATGACCACCCGCAAAACCCTCGCCCTCAACCCTGAGGCTACCACCACCGAAGCCCCCGCGCTCAAGAAGAAGGGCCGCGGGTGGGAGATTTCGGACAAGCGGCTCGATGCGCTGCACGAACAGGCGCGCGAGCTGCGCCGCCATTCGTCCGAGGCACACAAGGCGCTGGCCGAGAAGTTCAGCAAGGCCGATCTCGGCCGCTACACCTTCAAGCGCTTCGCGGTGGTCGGCTCCGCGATCGTCGATTTCAACTGCCACAACCTCGGCCTCGCGCTGGCGATCGACGAGGAGGGGCAGAACGACACCCTCGCCAAGCGCCGCGACAAGAGCCTCGAGAGCGTCGGCATCAAGGTGATGCGGATCGCCGCGACCGATATCCTCACCGATATCGACGCGGTGCTCAAGCAACTCACGCAAGTCATGCGCGACCGGATCGAGGAACGCAAAGCCGCCGCCCGCGCGCACAAGGCCGCCAACCCCAAGCAGACCTACGACCGCCCCAAGCCCCGCGGAACGGACCGCGCAACCGATCGCGGTGCGGATCGTTCCGCCAGCACCAGACCCTCAACCCGGAGCCGCCAGCCGTGA
- the sufB gene encoding Fe-S cluster assembly protein SufB → MTDNIDIQDKPETDVEAREAAAKVADYEHGWSSDIETEFAEKGLNEDTVRFISAKKNEPEWMLEWRLKAFRLWQTMEEPDWAKVGYPKIDYQDAYYYAAPKKKVELDSLDDLDPEIKRVYDKLGIPLGEQEVLAGVKGAKKVAVDAVFDSVSVATSFREELLRAGVIFLSISEAIREYPDLVKQWLGKVVPTRDNYFACLNSAVFSDGTFVYVPEGVRCPMELSTYFRINAENTGQFERTLIVADKGAYVSYLEGCTAPMRDENQLHAAVVELVALDDAEIKYSTVQNWYPGNAEGKGGIYNFVTKRALCQGDRSKVSWTQVETGSAVTWKYPSCVLNGEDSVGEFYSVAVTNNYQQADTGTKMIHNGRNSRSTIISKGISAGKSNNTYRGLVRVGPTASGVRNFTQCDSLLLGDQCGAHTVPYIEVKNPSAQIEHEATTSKISDEQLFYAMQRGLGEEEAVALIVNGFAKDVLKELPMEFAVEAQKLLAISLEGSVG, encoded by the coding sequence ATGACCGACAACATCGACATTCAGGACAAGCCCGAAACCGACGTCGAGGCGCGCGAAGCCGCCGCCAAGGTCGCCGATTACGAGCATGGCTGGTCGTCGGACATCGAGACCGAGTTCGCCGAAAAGGGCCTCAACGAAGACACCGTCCGCTTCATCAGCGCCAAGAAGAACGAGCCCGAATGGATGCTCGAATGGCGGCTCAAGGCCTTCCGCTTGTGGCAGACGATGGAGGAGCCCGACTGGGCCAAGGTCGGCTATCCCAAGATCGACTATCAGGACGCCTATTACTACGCCGCACCCAAGAAGAAGGTCGAACTGGATTCGCTCGACGATCTCGATCCCGAGATCAAGCGCGTCTACGACAAGCTGGGTATCCCCTTGGGCGAGCAGGAAGTGCTCGCCGGGGTGAAGGGCGCGAAGAAGGTCGCGGTCGACGCGGTGTTCGACTCTGTCAGCGTCGCCACCAGCTTCCGCGAGGAACTGCTGCGCGCGGGCGTGATCTTCCTCTCGATCTCCGAGGCGATCCGCGAATATCCCGATCTGGTGAAGCAGTGGCTCGGCAAGGTCGTGCCCACGCGCGACAATTACTTCGCCTGTCTCAACTCGGCGGTCTTCTCCGACGGCACCTTCGTCTATGTGCCCGAAGGGGTGCGCTGCCCGATGGAGCTTTCGACCTATTTCCGCATCAATGCCGAGAATACCGGCCAGTTCGAACGCACCCTGATCGTCGCCGACAAGGGCGCCTATGTCAGCTACCTCGAAGGCTGCACCGCCCCGATGCGCGACGAGAATCAACTCCACGCCGCGGTGGTGGAACTGGTCGCGCTCGACGATGCCGAGATCAAGTATTCGACCGTGCAGAACTGGTACCCCGGCAACGCCGAGGGCAAGGGCGGGATCTACAACTTCGTCACCAAGCGCGCGCTGTGCCAGGGGGACCGTTCGAAGGTCAGCTGGACTCAGGTCGAAACCGGCTCGGCCGTGACGTGGAAGTATCCTTCGTGTGTGCTGAATGGCGAGGATAGCGTGGGCGAGTTCTACTCGGTCGCGGTGACCAACAATTACCAGCAGGCCGACACCGGCACCAAGATGATCCACAACGGCAGGAACAGCCGCTCGACGATCATCTCCAAGGGGATTTCGGCGGGCAAGTCGAACAACACCTATCGCGGCCTCGTCCGCGTCGGCCCGACCGCGAGCGGCGTGCGCAACTTCACCCAGTGCGACAGCCTGCTGCTCGGCGATCAATGCGGCGCGCACACCGTGCCCTATATCGAGGTGAAGAACCCCAGCGCCCAGATCGAGCACGAGGCGACCACCAGCAAGATCAGCGACGAACAGCTGTTCTACGCGATGCAGCGCGGCCTCGGCGAAGAGGAAGCCGTGGCGCTGATCGTCAACGGCTTTGCCAAGGACGTGCTGAAAGAGCTGCCGATGGAGTTTGCGGTCGAGGCGCAGAAGCTGCTGGCGATTTCCTTGGAAGGTTCGGTCGGATGA
- a CDS encoding SUF system Fe-S cluster assembly regulator — translation MRLSNLADYAVITMCQAAVHCGDGRVSAAELAAETGLPVPTVQKLVSKLTAAGLLRSVRGAHGGLQLGRPAAAITVADIVEAIEGRIALTACVDHTACDYEAGCNMKPHWPIINNALRGALAGITLAQLRGPVAAPTPMTEDHLA, via the coding sequence ATGCGCCTGTCCAACCTTGCCGATTACGCCGTCATCACGATGTGCCAGGCCGCCGTTCACTGCGGTGATGGCCGGGTGAGTGCGGCGGAGCTGGCGGCGGAAACCGGCCTGCCGGTGCCGACGGTGCAAAAGCTGGTGTCGAAGCTGACCGCGGCGGGCCTGCTGCGGAGCGTGCGCGGTGCGCATGGCGGTTTGCAGCTCGGGCGGCCCGCGGCGGCAATCACCGTGGCGGACATCGTCGAGGCGATCGAGGGGCGCATCGCGCTCACCGCCTGCGTCGATCACACCGCCTGCGATTACGAGGCCGGGTGCAACATGAAGCCGCACTGGCCGATCATCAACAACGCGCTGCGGGGCGCGCTGGCGGGGATCACCCTCGCCCAGCTGCGCGGACCGGTGGCAGCGCCGACCCCCATGACCGAGGATCATCTGGCATGA
- a CDS encoding helix-turn-helix domain-containing protein, producing MIPPQPEAAALVNTFYIIETGPEPIVEPVPAYAAQLLVMVRGQVRFTFADGSTGQSARVFINAPQMRSARARLEGPVLQVGASLTHTAWQRLANLPADEVHDRLIPAEAVLTPDQIATLEAAATACEEGRIAPEDLCQHLAAVVAAAPHGLREDHVAVVEAILRWLASGFDPALADLHASVDVSPRQLQRISRRFFGVAPAQVLKRFRALRAAMMLAQPAISRDLHDQLWASFFDQAHLIRDIRRYTGRTPSQFREGSLARDLLDPAGHGDAGAPLKAAAE from the coding sequence ATGATTCCGCCGCAGCCCGAGGCCGCGGCGCTGGTCAACACCTTCTACATCATCGAAACCGGCCCCGAGCCGATCGTGGAACCTGTGCCCGCCTATGCCGCGCAGCTGCTGGTGATGGTGCGCGGGCAGGTGCGCTTCACCTTTGCCGATGGCAGCACGGGGCAATCCGCGCGGGTGTTCATCAACGCTCCGCAGATGCGCAGCGCCCGTGCGCGGCTGGAAGGCCCGGTGTTGCAGGTCGGCGCCTCGCTCACGCATACCGCCTGGCAGCGGCTCGCCAATCTGCCCGCCGACGAGGTGCATGACCGGCTGATCCCGGCCGAGGCGGTGCTCACCCCAGACCAGATCGCCACGCTCGAGGCCGCCGCGACCGCCTGCGAGGAAGGGCGGATCGCGCCCGAAGACCTGTGCCAGCATCTCGCCGCCGTCGTCGCTGCCGCCCCGCACGGCCTGCGCGAGGATCATGTCGCCGTGGTCGAAGCGATCCTGCGCTGGCTGGCGAGCGGGTTCGATCCGGCGCTGGCCGATCTTCACGCCAGCGTCGATGTCTCCCCGCGCCAGTTGCAGCGCATCAGCCGCCGCTTCTTCGGGGTCGCGCCCGCGCAGGTGCTCAAGCGGTTCCGCGCGCTGCGGGCGGCGATGATGCTTGCGCAACCCGCGATCAGCCGCGATCTGCACGACCAGCTATGGGCCAGCTTCTTCGATCAGGCCCACCTGATCCGCGACATCCGCCGCTACACCGGACGCACGCCGAGCCAGTTCCGCGAAGGGTCGCTGGCGCGCGATCTTCTCGATCCGGCGGGCCACGGGGATGCGGGCGCGCCGCTCAAGGCCGCAGCCGAGTAA
- a CDS encoding helix-turn-helix domain-containing protein, whose amino-acid sequence MSQTMDAPTAPPELDRDLPHPQGPLTAAALISVDYIAPPAPIAPFVTTLYHFRCDEPLIRDIQPAAIGQLCIFPHGTGEMHFAEGYRDPNHPVGLLTPLSRATPIEVEGPFHAFGAALTPVGWAALTGLHAGQHKDRLLPAASVLGPEIAELGERLIAAYRDGSISGRDCALAVGDFVGANVKPVHPRHLELIAATGRWLGASFNPEIGELSGVAGYSGRQVQRLVERYFGLPPRALARKYRALRAAALLSAPQLSLEDEAEIAEAFFDQPHMIREIAHFVGRTPARLTDPSTPYLAEMIDARNLRELGP is encoded by the coding sequence ATGTCACAGACCATGGACGCACCAACCGCCCCTCCCGAACTCGACCGTGATTTGCCGCACCCGCAAGGGCCGCTCACCGCAGCTGCACTGATCTCGGTCGATTACATCGCCCCGCCCGCGCCGATCGCGCCCTTCGTCACCACGCTCTACCACTTCCGCTGCGACGAGCCGCTGATCCGCGACATCCAGCCCGCCGCAATCGGCCAGCTCTGCATCTTCCCGCACGGCACGGGAGAAATGCACTTCGCCGAAGGATACCGAGATCCCAATCATCCCGTCGGCCTGCTGACGCCGCTGTCGCGCGCGACGCCGATCGAGGTCGAGGGGCCGTTTCACGCCTTTGGTGCGGCGCTCACCCCGGTCGGCTGGGCAGCGCTGACGGGGCTTCACGCCGGACAGCACAAGGACCGGCTGCTGCCCGCCGCCAGCGTGCTCGGGCCGGAGATTGCCGAGCTGGGCGAGCGGCTGATCGCAGCCTATCGCGACGGCAGCATCAGCGGGCGGGACTGCGCGCTCGCCGTGGGCGACTTCGTCGGCGCGAATGTGAAACCGGTCCACCCGCGCCATCTCGAACTGATCGCCGCGACCGGCCGCTGGCTGGGCGCTTCCTTCAATCCCGAAATCGGCGAGCTTTCGGGCGTGGCGGGCTATTCGGGCCGGCAGGTGCAGCGGCTGGTCGAGCGCTATTTTGGCCTGCCTCCGCGCGCGCTCGCCCGCAAGTACCGCGCCCTGCGCGCCGCCGCGCTGCTCTCCGCCCCGCAATTGTCGCTGGAGGACGAGGCAGAGATTGCCGAGGCTTTCTTCGATCAGCCGCACATGATCCGCGAGATCGCCCATTTCGTCGGGCGCACCCCGGCGCGGCTGACCGATCCGTCCACGCCCTACCTGGCCGAGATGATCGACGCGCGCAACCTGCGCGAGCTCGGGCCCTGA
- a CDS encoding quinone-dependent dihydroorotate dehydrogenase, whose translation MLFRLIKPALFALNSETGHRLALRSLALLPHRAPPAAGPLAVEVAGLTFPNPVGVAAGFDKDAEVPDALLGLGFGFTEVGSITPLPQAGNPRPRLFRLVEDQAVINRMGFNNGGAEAALERLRARAGRPGIVAVNIGANKDSADRIADYAVMARKMAPYSSYLCVNVSSPNTPGLRALQDEGALTALIEAVIAARDAAVADSPPPVFLKVAPDLEAADIDAIARIALDHRLGALVVSNTTISRPALRSAHAGETGGLSGAPLRQLATQRLRDFRKATGGALPLVGVGGIATAEHAWERIRAGASLVQLYSAMVYEGPGLGAQIVRGLEALMRRDGFASIAEAVGSE comes from the coding sequence ATGCTGTTCCGCCTGATCAAACCCGCCCTGTTCGCGCTCAATTCGGAGACCGGGCACCGCCTTGCCTTGCGCTCGCTCGCGCTGCTGCCGCACCGTGCGCCGCCTGCCGCAGGGCCGTTGGCGGTGGAGGTGGCGGGGCTGACCTTTCCCAATCCGGTCGGCGTGGCGGCGGGGTTCGACAAGGATGCCGAAGTGCCCGACGCGCTGCTCGGGCTGGGCTTCGGCTTTACCGAGGTCGGCTCGATCACCCCGCTGCCGCAAGCCGGGAACCCGCGCCCGCGCCTGTTCAGACTGGTGGAAGATCAGGCGGTTATCAACCGCATGGGGTTCAACAATGGCGGGGCCGAGGCGGCGCTGGAGCGGTTGCGCGCGCGCGCCGGGCGACCCGGCATCGTCGCCGTCAACATCGGCGCCAACAAGGATTCTGCCGACCGCATCGCCGACTATGCGGTGATGGCGCGCAAGATGGCTCCATATTCGAGCTATCTCTGCGTCAACGTCTCCAGTCCCAACACCCCGGGCCTGCGCGCGTTGCAGGACGAGGGCGCGCTGACCGCCTTGATCGAGGCGGTGATCGCGGCGCGCGACGCAGCGGTCGCCGATTCGCCGCCGCCGGTGTTCCTCAAGGTCGCCCCCGATCTCGAAGCGGCGGACATCGACGCCATCGCCCGGATCGCGCTCGACCACAGGCTTGGCGCGCTGGTGGTGTCGAACACGACGATCAGCCGCCCGGCGCTGCGCTCGGCCCACGCGGGCGAGACCGGCGGGCTCTCGGGCGCGCCCCTGCGCCAACTGGCGACCCAGCGGCTGCGCGATTTCCGCAAGGCGACCGGCGGCGCGCTGCCGTTGGTCGGCGTCGGCGGGATTGCCACGGCAGAGCACGCGTGGGAGCGTATCCGCGCGGGCGCATCGCTGGTGCAGCTCTATTCGGCGATGGTCTACGAAGGCCCCGGCCTCGGCGCTCAGATCGTGCGCGGGCTGGAGGCGCTGATGCGGCGCGATGGCTTTGCGAGCATTGCCGAAGCGGTGGGAAGCGAATAG